gattaatcaagaaaatggtCTGCAGGGCGAATCActattgaaaataattgtaagttgcagccctaaaactTTTAAGCAAAAGGTATGATAggttataaatataaaatctctCTTATCTAAAAGAGAggataaaaagatttttttaattttatttatttatttatttgtttactgttGAACGGAAATCCCCTTTAAAACACGCATGCGCAGCGGGCGGAGCCTGTGGAGGTCCTGACGGGAAGGTCTTTTTGTTTGGGCCGCTGAGAGAGTCGACACTTGGTTTGATTCCCCTGGTTAACAACCGTTTTTTATCTGCATTAATTTCGGTGAGTAGCTGTATTTCCGCCGACTTCGTGTTCTCTCACACCTTAACCTTCTTGTAAAGACGCTGATGTGTCGGGTTAGGCAGTGTAAAATAAGGTTTTGTACCCGGGAATGTTGCCATCATTGGCGCCGCTGGAGGGCgaattttggtttttttccgGTTCGGGTAGCTTATTTAGCATTAGCCTCCTTAGAGCACACATACCTACACTATCTCGATATTAACCCAGATTTTGTAATGACATTTCGACAGCAGGTTGGTTTTAAGGACAGATTAGCTCACCACGCTGTTTTCTTCAGGGTATTAGCAGTGGTTTAGTAAGTAACCAAACATAATTATTCTATCCAGCCAGCAGGCCCGGCTAACCAGCGCTGGCTCGGCGCATGGTGAGGCCCGGAGTTAGCTAATGCTAACCTACAATTAGCCAGCTGTACAGTGCGCTATCCCTCAACATATCTAACCCAGGGTCTATCCTGAAAACTTCAAAAGGTGTTACAAAGCATTTTCTGCCCCAGGGTCACGCTTGTCAGCGCTAATTAAAGTATAACCTGCAACACCTGACAAATTAGACCACCCAACACCCACCTGCTCCATTGTACCTCctggtattttcttttgtttttttttttcctttgcttttggACTGggaattattaaaaaaaatcttctgtaATTTGtcactggttaaaaaaaaaaaaagagagtatcTACATCCCAACTATGGTTTGACTTTGTTTAGATAACACTACAGTCAATCTGCAGGTACTCATAAATCATTGAATTCAAGAGGCCTTGGAAGTTAGTAATatcttgaattttattttcaaagttctTACACATTAAGTTATAATTTTATTGTGTCAGATTGTGGCCTGTAACAATACcttattgttaaaataaaagtagcatTCTTTGATCAGTATGACAGAATACAATTTAAAACCTTTGTCACTATGTGGCGTTAAAAAGGTCTTATAAGGTCTAAAATTTAACTGGGAACACCCTGTACTAATTCTGTATTACAGGATAAGCTCTATTTAAACTTGGCCCTTTTTAAAGGATTTACTTGACAGTCAACTAAATTAAACATCTAAGCAGATGAGATCACATCTTTGTCttggtgaaaaataaactttaatttctCATGGCTTAAGGGAAAAGTTGGTGGTGGTTTCAGTTCCATTAATGGGCAAGAATTTTAATAGTCTATTCCTTACTTGGAATAGACTAGCAAAAATGCTGAGATGttaagattttctgttttatactgACAACACATTTTCCAACGTCACCTTGGATCTGGAAAACTGTAATGGgtcttccccccccccctcctttttttttttttttttaaaagccaaaacacCTAAACGATTTGATTTGCGGAAAAATAATCGTTGGattaattatgaaaatgatAATTAGTTGCAAAAAAGGCCCAGtaaatttttgaaacaatgaggcactgtagtttttagcaaatggtactcaaacacaaataaatggtGGATTTGTTGGACTTACACCTCCTGTAGTAATAAACATTGGGTGTGCTAGTGAGTATTACAGCAGCAAGATGGTGAATGTgagattgagtcaaaataaactatagCAGTCACTTTGATCGGTTGTAAAGGAACATTTCAGCCAGTGTATCACTGTGGCTCTTTATGATCACTTATTCTGTAATAGCTTTAGGACAAGAATGGAGCTCAGTGCCGACAGTTCTAGTTActaggatcagttcattgttggttttggtcttttcattggattttttGTCTATCACCAGCTTTATCCTTAATACTAAAGGTACCATTGGCTTTCAGCTGTATTGTGTTGAACTCATGACATTGACATGGAGCTCATCCAAGTTACACCCAAACACAGGCAgtacaaaacataattaaagGGAACCCTTTGTACCGTTCAATCGTGTGTTAACATGTAATCTGCACAACTTGAGTAAAAATTAACCGTCTGCATTTTTATCCTTTTCAGGGTGTCTTTTATGAATAatcaaaagcagcaaaagccaaCGCTAACCGGCCAGCGTTTCAAAACGAGGAAAAGAGGTCAAATGCTGCtttatgtgttttcttctttaatgTCTAATTATGCAGAAATCTTGCCTTGTCCCTGGAGGGTTTTTTCCTGAACATGTGTGCTCTCTTCCCACAGATGAAAAGGAGAGATTTGACCCTACTCAGTTTCAAGAAAGTATCGTACAAGGCTTGAATCAAACTGGCACTGATTTGGAAGCGGTTGCAAAGTTCCTTGATGCCTCTGGCGCCAAGCTTGACTACCGCCGGTATGCAGAGACACTCTTTGACATCCTGGTGGCCGGTGGGATGCTGGGTGAGTGGTCATTAGAAAGAAGTCATTCACCTGTGTGTGCTTTAACTGATGTCTGTAAATCTTGGGAAACgatttgaaaatgtcttgaaTAATGGATCAAATTCAAGACCTAAACTTGATTCTAATAAACAAGACATGTTAAGTTGGGCCGAATGTCTATTTAAAGAGCCGTAAACCATTTTTGCTGGGTTAAACATACATTCTGCATCAATATGCATTAGGTCTTCTTGTGCACCACAATGTGGGTGAGAAGTTAATGTAAGGAAAACCAGTTCACCCGTAACTTATTCAATCTTTACCCTTTTTTGAGCCTGGTATTAgatgcagaaatgttttttgtatgtataaTAGGCAGTAAGAGTTTGCCTGAGGCAAAATAATCATTCATATAAATCTGATAAAGGCAAGAAGTTGACAGTCCatgcagttcattttttttgacttgaATGGTTTCAATTTTCTTTCCTACAGCCCCAGGGGGGACTCTATCTGACGACATGACCCGCACTGAGTTCTGCCTCTTCACGGCACAAGAAGACCTGGAGACAATGCAAGCATATGCTCAGGTAAAATGCAGCTACTGTTTGAACAATAGACATTTATTAAATACAAGACAACATTGATCCACATCAGATGTGACATTTCTCCTTCAGAaatcttcatttaaaataaagacaaaggcCATGAAACCTTGACCGGACATTTCTTGCATGTGTTTAAGCTTTTAgacaatgttgtttctttttctcaccaaaTAACAGGTTTTTAACAAGCTGATCAGGCGTTACAAGTACCTGGAGAAGGGTTTCGAAGAAGAGATCAAGAAGGTGAGGAGTTGAATGGTGTTGAATGCTGTGCCACAGTATTTTTAACCTAAGCTCACAACTGTTTGagatggggggtgggggtgtgcgCGTGCGCCATTTTGATGCGCGGTTAATTTACTACAGCCGGATCACAAACTATTGCTTTGTTGACAGTGCTGACAGTTTTACAGTGATGTGGCAGGTGTTAGCTGGTGATGTAACAGTTGATTATAGCTCAGTGACACTGTTCACTTTTATAGGTGAAGAACTGTTAATTTATAGCCTTAACATGACATGAGACACTTCATGTTAGCAGGAAAAAGGGCTGCGAGTAACTTAGTTACAGTACtgataaatctgttttattgtattctccatttttttttgtctattaaaatatcacaaaaagtGGTCAATGAGAAATTTCTAGACTTGGCAGAGGAATTGAATTGACAATTTCCAGGCTTTATAATTTATCATTATCAACAATTAAGTGTTTATCCTCTGGTGTTATGAGAAAGCAATGATGATGTAATATAAAGCAGATTGTTTGACAACTTCAAGACAAATTTCTCTCTGAGGACAGTGAAGTGGAAAGTATTGCCACACTTGCAGGGacataaatgtttgaatttgCCTGCAGTCATATCAGTTTTAGGATTAACCAACCTCTCTAActtgcacgcacgcacaaacctgtttttttggtttgttctgTTCTTGTAGTTGCTGCTGTTTCTAAAGGGGTTCACTGAGTCTGAGCGCAACAAACTGGCCATGCTTACCGGTATCCTGCTGGCCAACGGCAACATATCAGCCTCCATCCTGAACAGCCTCTTCAACGAGAACCTCGTCAAAGAGGGTGaggacagtttgtttttaaagaaaagacaggaaattGTCCCTGCAGTGTTCATCTGTTAGTCATCCCAAAACGCTAATTGAGTTTGTAAGGGCTTTGTTGTCCACAGTCAGTAGCGTACACTTCATATTCGTTCAGAGTGCAGCAGAAACCAAACTTGTCTCATCTCTGTTCAGGAGTATCTGCAGCCTTCGCTGTCAAGCTGTTCAAGTCATGGATCAATGAGAGGGACATCAACTCTGTTGCTGGCAGTCTCCGCAAAGTCGGCATGGACAACAGGCTGATGGTAAAATGAACTGTTATAAATTGTAGACGGCTACTAAAATACTCAGCTGTGCGTACGACTGTGGAGTTGCTCCCTTTTTGAACGGATGGAGAAAACGTAGTTTTCCACCCTGCTATTCCTGTGTCCTTTTTGTTagcaataaaaaacataatcataaGGTTTTGCAGTTGATGCgtcagtatttgtatttgaattaACTTTAACCTAAAAATAATCTCTGCCCCACAGGAACTCTTTCCTGCCAACAAACGGAGCTGCGAGCATTTTTCTAAGTACTTCACTGACGCCGGGCTGAAGGAGCTATCTGACTTCGCCCGAAACCAGCAATCCATCGGCGCCCGCAAGGAGCTGCAGAAGGAACTGCAGGAGATGATGTCCCGTGGTGACCCTCAGAAGGAGGTGAGGCTGCTTCAGGGTCAAGATTAACCGCTTGCGGTTTCCTCTGGGATCATAAAGCAAGGCTGCAGCATAtgaagtgaaatataaaaattcctgtctttgtttatatcctggtttaattaaaaatctcGTCCACATCAGTGGCTGGTGTTTCATGCAAATACACCTGCAGCAGGCTGATAAAATAGCAAGTATTCCATGATCAACATTATGGAGGTATGGTTGTGGCCTTGTCACAAGGCGAGCATGTGTTAACTCAACCTAATTGGTATGTAAAAGGTTGCAATGTGGTTAGTCAATGGAGGGATATTTAAAAATAGCGGAAAAGAGAAAGGTGGTACCTAGGTAACTTAAGGATGTTGTGAATCTTTAGCGCAGCAGCTCCtagttttcaaattttttcGAAACTTTCCTTCTATTTAAATGTCTCCCGGT
This genomic interval from Xiphias gladius isolate SHS-SW01 ecotype Sanya breed wild chromosome 13, ASM1685928v1, whole genome shotgun sequence contains the following:
- the bzw1a gene encoding basic leucine zipper and W2 domain-containing protein 1-A isoform X1 gives rise to the protein MNNQKQQKPTLTGQRFKTRKRDEKERFDPTQFQESIVQGLNQTGTDLEAVAKFLDASGAKLDYRRYAETLFDILVAGGMLAPGGTLSDDMTRTEFCLFTAQEDLETMQAYAQVFNKLIRRYKYLEKGFEEEIKKLLLFLKGFTESERNKLAMLTGILLANGNISASILNSLFNENLVKEGVSAAFAVKLFKSWINERDINSVAGSLRKVGMDNRLMELFPANKRSCEHFSKYFTDAGLKELSDFARNQQSIGARKELQKELQEMMSRGDPQKEIIAFTREEMKKAGLSEQAMISIIWTSVMSCVEWNKKEELVTEQAIKHLKQYSPLLKAFTSQGLSELSLLLKIQEYCYDNIHFMKAFQKIVVLLYKADVLSEEAILKWYTEAHLAKGKSVFLEQMKKFVEWLKNAEEESESDEEEAD
- the bzw1a gene encoding basic leucine zipper and W2 domain-containing protein 1-A isoform X2, with protein sequence MPLAPSLTTAGMQRHSLTSWWPVGCWVFNKLIRRYKYLEKGFEEEIKKLLLFLKGFTESERNKLAMLTGILLANGNISASILNSLFNENLVKEGVSAAFAVKLFKSWINERDINSVAGSLRKVGMDNRLMELFPANKRSCEHFSKYFTDAGLKELSDFARNQQSIGARKELQKELQEMMSRGDPQKEIIAFTREEMKKAGLSEQAMISIIWTSVMSCVEWNKKEELVTEQAIKHLKQYSPLLKAFTSQGLSELSLLLKIQEYCYDNIHFMKAFQKIVVLLYKADVLSEEAILKWYTEAHLAKGKSVFLEQMKKFVEWLKNAEEESESDEEEAD